The following are from one region of the Bradyrhizobium septentrionale genome:
- a CDS encoding flavin-containing monooxygenase, translated as MPDAAVAARASDSTHSGTTQQVDVAVVGAGFAGLYLLHRLRKAGFSAVALEEGADVGGTWYWNRYPGARCDIQTIDYSYTFDPELDQAWTWSEKYATQPEILRYLGFVADRYDLRRDIRFGTKVTQATWNDATARWQISTNNGANVSCRYYIMATGCLSAPKPPEIDGVKDFKGQIYFTGRWPHQGVDLKGKRVAVIGTGSSAIQSIPLIAEQAAQLTVFQRTPNFALPAGNGPAPEDRKTYFESDRAAYREQARWSMAGVPYPQQTVVSWQLSDAERRERFEKAWAAGDLVHILTQLWADQAVDVDGNKVVADLIREKIGAVVKDPEIAAALAPHDHPFGAKRPCLDTNYYATYNRPNVTLVNLRQEPIKAITANGISTDRRSFDVDVIVFATGFDAMTGAIMAVHPISGRGGKSLSDVWAHGPQTYLGVTVAGFPNLFMITGPGSPSVLSNMAVSIEQHVDWVVERIAALRDAGFTTMEATETAQAGWERHMADCATLTLHRLANTWYTGANVPGKPQGVMPYTGGVGPYRSICNEVVGRGMLGFKLSGPGVAEQCNDGEVVRLQPDVRLVLGMLAEMNLPPIETMGAQGARDFLTEFNKGRPAGRPVGEVGTGMLQGADGPLPYKLYRPKTPGPHPVVVYFHGGGWVLGDELSDDPFCRDLCRRTGMIIVSVGYRHAPEHRFPAAAEDGYAAARWIAAHTAELGGRAGPVLVAGWSAGGNIAAVTCQLARDRGGPEIAGQLLICPVTDSSFDRQSYVDNAAGYFLTRGLMYWFWDLYCSPADRTDPRVAPLRGKLDGLPPAFIATAEFDPLRDEGIAYGDALAKAGVKVEQLKGHGHFHSSFVMVDVIITGVSGRAKMAQALRRFAGLSEEIEQGSAAPQINAAAN; from the coding sequence ATGCCAGACGCAGCAGTTGCAGCACGCGCTTCGGACTCCACTCACAGCGGAACCACGCAGCAAGTCGACGTCGCGGTCGTCGGCGCCGGTTTCGCCGGTCTTTATCTGCTGCATCGGCTGCGCAAGGCGGGCTTCTCGGCGGTCGCGCTCGAAGAGGGCGCCGACGTCGGCGGCACCTGGTACTGGAACCGGTATCCCGGCGCGCGCTGCGATATCCAGACCATCGACTACAGCTACACCTTCGATCCCGAGCTCGATCAGGCCTGGACCTGGTCGGAGAAATACGCGACCCAGCCGGAAATCCTGCGCTATCTCGGCTTCGTCGCCGACCGCTATGATCTGCGCCGCGATATCCGCTTCGGCACCAAGGTGACGCAGGCGACCTGGAATGATGCGACCGCGCGCTGGCAGATCTCGACCAACAACGGCGCCAATGTCTCGTGCCGCTACTACATCATGGCGACCGGCTGCCTGTCGGCGCCGAAGCCGCCGGAGATCGACGGCGTCAAGGATTTCAAGGGCCAGATCTATTTCACCGGCCGCTGGCCGCATCAGGGCGTCGATCTCAAGGGCAAGCGCGTTGCCGTGATCGGCACCGGATCGTCGGCCATTCAGTCTATTCCGCTGATCGCCGAACAGGCCGCGCAGCTCACCGTGTTCCAGCGCACGCCGAACTTCGCATTGCCCGCCGGCAACGGTCCGGCGCCGGAGGATCGCAAAACGTACTTCGAGAGCGACCGCGCGGCCTATCGCGAGCAGGCGCGCTGGTCGATGGCCGGCGTGCCTTATCCGCAGCAGACCGTGGTGAGCTGGCAGTTGAGCGATGCCGAACGCCGCGAGCGTTTCGAGAAGGCGTGGGCGGCGGGCGACCTCGTCCATATCCTGACCCAGCTGTGGGCCGATCAGGCCGTCGATGTCGACGGCAACAAGGTGGTTGCCGACTTGATCCGCGAGAAGATCGGCGCCGTGGTCAAGGATCCGGAGATCGCCGCGGCGCTGGCCCCGCACGATCATCCGTTCGGCGCCAAGCGTCCCTGTCTCGATACCAACTACTATGCGACCTACAACCGTCCGAACGTGACGCTGGTCAATCTGCGGCAGGAGCCGATCAAGGCGATCACGGCCAACGGCATCTCGACCGACAGGCGCAGCTTCGATGTCGACGTCATCGTGTTCGCGACCGGCTTCGACGCGATGACCGGCGCGATCATGGCGGTGCATCCGATCTCCGGCCGCGGCGGCAAGTCGCTGTCGGATGTCTGGGCGCACGGACCGCAGACCTATCTCGGCGTCACCGTGGCGGGCTTCCCCAATCTGTTCATGATCACCGGCCCCGGCAGCCCGTCGGTGCTGTCGAACATGGCGGTGTCGATCGAGCAGCATGTCGATTGGGTGGTCGAGCGGATCGCCGCGTTGCGCGACGCCGGCTTCACCACGATGGAAGCAACCGAGACCGCGCAGGCCGGCTGGGAGCGGCACATGGCCGACTGCGCGACGCTGACGCTGCACCGGCTCGCCAACACCTGGTACACGGGCGCCAACGTGCCCGGCAAGCCGCAGGGCGTGATGCCCTATACCGGCGGCGTCGGCCCGTATCGCAGCATCTGCAACGAGGTGGTCGGCCGCGGCATGCTCGGCTTCAAGCTGTCAGGTCCCGGCGTCGCCGAGCAGTGCAATGACGGCGAGGTGGTGCGGCTGCAGCCGGACGTGCGGCTGGTGCTCGGCATGCTGGCAGAGATGAACCTGCCGCCGATCGAGACCATGGGTGCGCAGGGCGCGCGCGACTTCCTGACCGAGTTCAACAAGGGCCGTCCTGCCGGCCGTCCCGTCGGCGAGGTCGGCACCGGCATGTTGCAGGGCGCCGACGGTCCGCTGCCCTACAAGCTCTATCGGCCGAAGACGCCGGGGCCGCATCCGGTCGTGGTCTATTTCCACGGCGGCGGCTGGGTGCTCGGCGACGAGCTGTCCGACGATCCGTTCTGCCGCGACCTGTGCCGGCGCACCGGCATGATCATCGTCAGCGTCGGTTATCGCCACGCACCCGAGCATCGCTTCCCGGCGGCGGCCGAGGACGGCTATGCGGCAGCGCGCTGGATCGCGGCCCACACCGCCGAGCTCGGCGGCAGGGCAGGGCCGGTGCTGGTCGCGGGCTGGAGCGCCGGCGGCAACATCGCGGCCGTCACCTGCCAGCTCGCACGCGATCGCGGCGGGCCCGAGATCGCGGGGCAATTGCTGATCTGCCCGGTCACCGACTCCTCCTTCGATCGGCAGTCCTATGTCGACAACGCGGCCGGCTACTTCCTGACCCGCGGGCTGATGTACTGGTTCTGGGACCTGTACTGCTCGCCCGCCGACCGCACCGATCCGCGCGTCGCGCCGTTGCGCGGCAAGCTCGACGGCCTGCCGCCGGCGTTCATCGCGACCGCGGAGTTCGATCCGCTGCGCGACGAGGGCATCGCCTATGGCGACGCGCTCGCCAAGGCCGGCGTCAAGGTCGAGCAGCTCAAGGGGCACGGCCACTTCCACTCGTCGTTCGTGATGGTCGACGTCATCATCACCGGC
- a CDS encoding Twin-arginine translocation pathway signal yields the protein MTTVVFNRRNLLAAGGSVLATGVAGLLLPARAEGLAPTDSMLGGSNNYRKGAAIVDRIGKGGFWMSGTVRRAGDGAPLAGQRIQIWAHTTEGQEHEPQSHGATLTDKDGAFRLEMPQIIPIFGQPHGHLAYDSGEFKTVFLRPIMRSAKDTSLEAHFVLQPA from the coding sequence ATGACCACCGTCGTGTTCAACCGTCGCAACCTCCTCGCCGCTGGCGGCTCCGTCCTGGCAACCGGAGTTGCCGGGCTCCTGTTGCCCGCCCGCGCGGAAGGCCTCGCACCGACCGATTCGATGTTGGGCGGGTCGAACAACTACCGCAAGGGCGCGGCGATCGTGGACCGGATCGGCAAGGGCGGCTTCTGGATGAGCGGCACCGTACGCCGCGCCGGCGACGGGGCTCCACTCGCCGGGCAGCGCATCCAGATTTGGGCGCACACGACCGAAGGGCAGGAGCACGAGCCGCAGAGTCATGGAGCCACGCTCACCGACAAGGACGGGGCGTTCCGTCTCGAGATGCCACAGATCATTCCCATCTTTGGCCAACCGCATGGTCACCTCGCCTATGACAGCGGTGAATTCAAAACCGTCTTCCTGCGTCCCATCATGCGGAGCGCAAAAGATACCAGCCTGGAGGCGCACTTCGTCCTTCAGCCGGCCTGA
- a CDS encoding ferric reductase-like transmembrane domain-containing protein, translating to MRLARVTLIWAALGAAVCVPIAAAAASPLLAWRGPIYILAGFAGIIALGLVLVQPLLIGGYLPGLAAYRGRRAHHWIGGTLVVAVLVHVGGLWITSPPDMIDALLFSSPTPFSPWGVIAMWAIFAVALLAALRRRLGLRPRTWRIAHMSLAVVIVAGSVVHGMLVEGTMETVSKAALCALVLGATIKVMADLRVWRKRATSRAERIVRQ from the coding sequence ATGAGATTGGCCCGGGTAACCCTGATCTGGGCCGCTCTTGGAGCCGCCGTTTGCGTGCCGATCGCCGCTGCAGCGGCGAGCCCGCTGCTCGCATGGCGCGGTCCGATCTACATCCTGGCCGGATTCGCAGGAATTATCGCACTGGGTCTTGTGCTCGTTCAGCCTTTACTGATTGGCGGCTACCTGCCGGGACTGGCGGCTTATCGTGGACGGCGTGCACATCACTGGATCGGAGGCACGCTGGTCGTGGCGGTGCTGGTCCACGTCGGGGGCCTTTGGATCACCAGTCCGCCGGACATGATTGACGCCCTTCTCTTCTCATCGCCGACGCCGTTTTCGCCGTGGGGTGTGATCGCCATGTGGGCAATCTTCGCCGTCGCGCTTTTGGCGGCACTGCGTCGGCGATTGGGACTGCGACCGCGAACGTGGCGCATTGCTCACATGTCCCTTGCGGTGGTCATCGTCGCAGGGAGTGTGGTCCATGGCATGCTGGTCGAGGGGACGATGGAGACGGTGTCGAAGGCGGCCCTTTGCGCACTGGTCCTCGGCGCGACCATAAAAGTCATGGCTGACTTGCGGGTGTGGCGAAAGCGAGCGACGTCGCGCGCGGAGAGGATTGTGCGACAGTAG
- a CDS encoding SDR family oxidoreductase, with protein MALEKVALVTAGGSGMGAAAARRLAADGFRVAILSSSGKGEALAGELGGIGFTGSNRSNDDLKRTVDGVMARWGRIDALVNSAGHGPRAGVLELTDEQWHTGLDVYLMNVIRPTRLVAPVMQAQKSGTIVNISTAWAFEPSAMFPTSAVFRAGLAAFTKLFTDSYAADNVRMNNVLPGWIDSLPATDERRDSVPMKRYGKAEEIAATIAFLVSDGAAYITGQNIRVDGGLMRSI; from the coding sequence ATGGCTTTGGAGAAGGTCGCACTCGTCACCGCAGGCGGCAGCGGCATGGGCGCGGCGGCGGCACGGCGGCTTGCCGCCGATGGCTTTCGCGTCGCGATCCTGTCGTCATCGGGCAAGGGCGAGGCGCTGGCCGGCGAACTCGGCGGCATTGGCTTCACCGGCTCCAACCGTTCGAACGATGATCTGAAGCGCACCGTCGACGGCGTGATGGCGCGCTGGGGCCGCATCGATGCCCTGGTCAACAGCGCCGGCCACGGCCCGCGTGCGGGCGTGCTGGAGCTGACTGATGAGCAGTGGCACACCGGGCTCGACGTCTATCTGATGAACGTGATCCGCCCGACGCGTCTCGTCGCACCGGTCATGCAGGCGCAAAAATCCGGCACGATCGTCAACATCTCCACCGCCTGGGCATTCGAGCCGAGCGCGATGTTTCCGACCTCGGCGGTGTTCCGCGCCGGGCTTGCCGCGTTCACAAAACTGTTCACCGACAGCTATGCGGCCGACAATGTCCGCATGAACAATGTGTTGCCGGGCTGGATCGACAGCTTGCCGGCAACCGACGAGCGCCGCGACAGCGTGCCGATGAAGCGCTACGGCAAGGCGGAGGAGATTGCCGCAACCATCGCGTTTCTCGTCTCCGACGGCGCGGCCTACATCACCGGCCAGAACATCCGCGTCGATGGTGGCCTGATGCGGTCGATTTGA
- a CDS encoding extracellular solute-binding protein produces MTSLLRYLVIAAVLLVAGPTLAQTPSIVVASTTSTEQSGLFGYLLPRFTQASGIAVKAVAVGTGQALDIGRRGDADVVFVHDRVAEEKFLAEGFATKRHDVMYNDFVIVGPKADPAHIAGDKDVADALRKIAATKSAFISRGDHSGTHEAELRLWKDAGVDLGSAKGQWYREIGQGMGPALNMASASNAYVLSDRGTWLSFKNRGELAVLTEGDKRLFNQYGVMLVNPAKHPTVKAGDGQAFIDWLVSQAGQSAIAGYKVGGEQLFFPNAAH; encoded by the coding sequence ATGACATCCCTCCTCCGATACCTCGTCATCGCTGCCGTGCTGCTGGTCGCCGGTCCCACGCTGGCGCAGACGCCCTCCATCGTCGTTGCCTCTACGACATCGACCGAGCAATCCGGCCTGTTCGGCTATCTCTTGCCGCGCTTCACGCAGGCGTCGGGCATTGCCGTGAAGGCGGTCGCGGTCGGCACCGGCCAGGCGCTCGACATCGGACGGCGCGGCGATGCGGATGTCGTGTTCGTGCACGATCGCGTGGCCGAGGAGAAATTCCTGGCCGAGGGCTTTGCGACCAAACGGCATGACGTGATGTACAACGACTTCGTCATCGTCGGCCCGAAGGCCGATCCGGCGCACATTGCCGGCGACAAGGATGTCGCGGACGCCTTGCGCAAGATCGCCGCGACGAAATCCGCCTTCATCTCGCGCGGCGACCACTCCGGGACGCATGAGGCCGAGTTGCGGCTCTGGAAGGATGCCGGTGTCGATCTCGGTTCCGCGAAGGGCCAGTGGTATCGCGAGATCGGCCAGGGCATGGGTCCGGCGCTCAACATGGCGTCGGCGTCGAATGCCTATGTGCTGTCAGACCGCGGCACCTGGCTGTCATTCAAGAATCGCGGCGAGCTCGCCGTGCTGACCGAAGGCGATAAGCGACTGTTCAATCAGTACGGCGTGATGCTGGTCAATCCGGCGAAGCATCCGACGGTGAAGGCGGGGGACGGACAAGCCTTTATCGACTGGCTGGTCTCGCAGGCTGGGCAGTCGGCCATCGCCGGCTACAAGGTCGGCGGCGAGCAGCTATTTTTCCCCAACGCCGCGCACTAG
- a CDS encoding ABC transporter permease: protein MNDFAQSITAAASLIASRDPVLLGIVALSLRVSLLASLLALLIGAPIGGWLAISRFRGRQVVIVLANACLGLPPVVVGLGLYLLLSRSGPLGFAGLLFTPTAMVVAQVILATPIVVALVHRPVALLWAEYADLIRTDGLSRLRSLALLFSLGSASLLTAFLAAFGRAIAEVGAIIIVGGNISGYTRTMTTAIALETSKGELALGLGLGVILLALSVSVSTIAFLLVRGVGEK, encoded by the coding sequence ATGAATGACTTCGCACAGTCGATCACGGCGGCAGCGTCACTGATCGCCAGTCGCGATCCGGTGCTGCTCGGGATCGTCGCATTGTCGTTGCGCGTCAGCTTGCTGGCGAGCCTGCTCGCGCTTCTGATCGGTGCGCCGATCGGCGGCTGGCTTGCGATATCAAGGTTTCGCGGACGGCAGGTGGTGATCGTGCTCGCCAATGCCTGTCTCGGCCTGCCGCCGGTCGTGGTCGGGCTCGGGCTATATCTCCTGCTGTCGCGTTCGGGACCGCTTGGCTTCGCCGGCCTGTTGTTCACGCCGACGGCGATGGTGGTGGCGCAGGTCATCCTGGCCACGCCGATCGTGGTCGCGCTGGTGCATCGTCCGGTCGCGCTGCTGTGGGCGGAATATGCCGACCTGATACGCACCGACGGCCTGTCCCGCCTGCGCAGCCTTGCGCTGCTGTTCTCGCTCGGCAGCGCCTCGCTTCTCACCGCATTCCTCGCCGCCTTCGGCCGCGCCATCGCGGAGGTCGGCGCCATCATCATCGTGGGCGGCAATATCAGCGGCTATACGCGAACGATGACGACGGCGATCGCGCTGGAAACCAGCAAGGGGGAACTGGCGCTCGGTCTCGGCCTTGGTGTGATCCTGCTTGCGCTGAGCGTCAGTGTCAGCACGATCGCGTTTCTGCTAGTGCGCGGCGTTGGGGAAAAATAG
- a CDS encoding response regulator, with protein sequence MQDVPIILVIEDDRDLQMMVEDALRDGGYEPAIAGSGEEALTLLKAFRTKYSALVTDIRLLGRLDGWRVARGAREIDPSFPVLYITGGGGDEWPTRGVPDSVLLNKPFSPDELVAAVTKLLKNGAPA encoded by the coding sequence TTGCAAGACGTGCCGATCATTCTCGTCATCGAAGACGATCGTGATCTTCAGATGATGGTAGAGGACGCCCTGAGGGACGGCGGCTATGAGCCGGCGATCGCAGGCTCGGGCGAGGAAGCTCTGACGCTGCTGAAGGCGTTCCGAACCAAATACAGTGCCCTGGTCACCGACATCCGCCTGCTTGGCCGGCTCGACGGCTGGCGCGTGGCGCGCGGGGCCCGCGAGATCGATCCGTCATTCCCGGTGCTCTACATCACCGGCGGCGGCGGCGACGAGTGGCCGACCCGTGGCGTGCCGGACAGCGTGCTCCTGAACAAGCCGTTCTCGCCCGACGAACTGGTCGCGGCCGTGACGAAGCTGCTCAAGAACGGCGCGCCGGCTTGA
- a CDS encoding extensin family protein, with the protein MTRGVRLYLVGSLVLVSLAGCGRGLFQTAEREPWRAEAEAACLKSGAVKESADLVRIDPISGPGACGAEFPLKVGALGEASSAYGFADDSLRPPAAIGNQPRWPINRQPPPPAQAPYSDQAVGQPSYGSQPNGPVSLSAPGVPQQQDEIDLPPDGSPDASGERPYYPGLPSNQRRDSAAAPYSPAPYSQQPPGAAAPPPRLGPSGGNPVGTVGPVAVKPAATLACPIVSVLERWLADSVQPAAQRWFGARVVEIKQISAYSCRGMNGNSHAHISEHAFGNALDIAAFTLADGRRITVKDGWKGLPEEQGFLRDIQAAACQQFTTVLAPGSNVYHYDHIHVDLMRRASRRLICQPAAVSGEEVAARAGGRNPYATREPYVTGSLGGRKPAPRGKAGVNEEDEFADE; encoded by the coding sequence ATGACGCGTGGAGTTCGTTTGTATCTCGTCGGCTCCCTTGTCCTTGTGTCGCTTGCTGGTTGCGGCCGCGGTCTGTTTCAGACCGCAGAGCGCGAGCCGTGGCGGGCCGAGGCCGAGGCCGCTTGCCTGAAATCCGGCGCGGTCAAGGAAAGCGCCGACCTCGTCCGTATCGATCCGATCTCCGGGCCCGGCGCCTGCGGCGCCGAGTTCCCGCTCAAGGTCGGCGCCCTCGGCGAAGCCAGTTCGGCTTACGGATTTGCCGACGACAGCCTGCGTCCGCCGGCCGCGATCGGCAACCAGCCGCGCTGGCCGATCAACCGGCAGCCCCCGCCGCCCGCGCAGGCGCCATACTCCGATCAAGCGGTCGGCCAGCCGAGCTACGGTAGCCAGCCGAACGGGCCGGTCTCGCTGTCGGCGCCCGGCGTTCCGCAGCAACAGGACGAGATCGACCTGCCGCCTGACGGCTCGCCCGACGCCAGCGGCGAGCGACCCTATTATCCGGGCCTGCCGTCGAATCAGCGGCGCGACAGTGCGGCCGCGCCTTACTCGCCGGCGCCGTATTCGCAGCAGCCGCCCGGCGCGGCGGCGCCGCCGCCACGGCTCGGTCCGTCAGGTGGCAACCCGGTCGGGACGGTCGGTCCGGTCGCAGTGAAGCCGGCGGCGACGCTGGCGTGCCCGATCGTCTCGGTGCTCGAGCGCTGGCTCGCCGATTCCGTGCAGCCGGCGGCGCAGCGCTGGTTCGGCGCGCGCGTCGTCGAGATCAAGCAGATCTCGGCCTATTCCTGCCGCGGCATGAACGGCAATTCGCACGCGCATATTTCCGAGCACGCGTTCGGCAATGCGCTCGATATCGCAGCCTTCACGCTCGCCGACGGCCGCCGCATCACCGTGAAGGATGGCTGGAAGGGCCTGCCGGAAGAGCAGGGCTTCCTGCGCGACATCCAGGCCGCCGCGTGCCAGCAATTCACCACCGTGCTGGCGCCAGGCTCCAACGTCTATCACTACGACCACATCCATGTGGATCTGATGCGCCGGGCGAGCCGGCGCCTGATCTGCCAGCCGGCCGCCGTCTCCGGCGAGGAGGTCGCGGCACGCGCCGGCGGCCGTAACCCCTATGCAACGCGCGAACCTTATGTCACAGGATCGCTCGGCGGCAGAAAGCCGGCTCCGCGGGGTAAAGCGGGGGTCAACGAAGAAGACGAATTCGCCGACGAATAG
- a CDS encoding imm11 family protein, with product MTDRGKRAAQGARSYYSIEVDFKVASKSKYPKWVNKKEQMKGFFPRPEQAFRGLHFSEPPQFRFERKRISSAFLDAEPVTLSIWLISDRLKVLFEKLDPEAFVFHKVEVDYGDAPNPGPDFWFVYIMRTLDCIDEELSVINYYDNIPGIKNYRALIDVRMRPEAVGAAHAFRLTYAKSTLIVDDVIVAALKADKIRGFEFKPIQK from the coding sequence ATGACCGATCGGGGCAAGCGCGCGGCTCAGGGAGCGCGGAGTTATTACTCGATTGAGGTCGATTTCAAGGTCGCCAGTAAGTCGAAGTATCCTAAATGGGTGAACAAGAAGGAGCAGATGAAGGGCTTCTTTCCGCGGCCAGAACAGGCCTTTCGCGGGTTGCATTTCTCCGAGCCGCCGCAGTTCAGATTCGAGCGTAAGCGCATCAGTTCCGCATTCCTGGATGCGGAACCAGTCACGCTTAGCATTTGGCTGATTTCGGATCGCCTGAAGGTCTTGTTCGAAAAGCTCGATCCGGAAGCTTTCGTATTCCACAAGGTCGAGGTCGACTACGGCGATGCGCCGAATCCTGGTCCCGATTTCTGGTTTGTCTACATCATGCGGACGCTTGACTGCATCGATGAGGAACTCTCAGTCATCAACTATTATGACAACATCCCGGGCATCAAGAACTATCGGGCTCTGATCGATGTCAGGATGAGGCCGGAGGCCGTCGGCGCAGCGCACGCGTTCCGCCTGACCTATGCCAAAAGCACGTTGATTGTGGATGACGTCATCGTGGCGGCCTTGAAGGCCGACAAAATCCGTGGCTTCGAATTCAAGCCGATCCAAAAATAA
- a CDS encoding imm11 family protein, which yields MTIPTAEKRAKTRARKFYLMGPDITKGGGAGFEVQNLAALLCGRRVLGPPVGERGFADFDEPPRVLIAGSLGRPPRDLEMYHEYWLVSDRLKQVLEAVDPAGIACVKCAVRNCDGTDRPDYWLCDVLRVLDAVDEGASRVKISRRDYEGRPWKGYSLLGGASLIFRGDVVRAAHIFRLQFLTPQIICDQELRDACKKSGLKGIRFRDAANYLGY from the coding sequence ATGACCATTCCAACAGCCGAGAAGCGTGCGAAGACCAGAGCACGGAAATTCTATCTCATGGGTCCAGACATTACGAAGGGCGGCGGAGCGGGCTTTGAGGTCCAGAATTTGGCGGCCCTGCTCTGCGGACGGAGAGTCCTCGGTCCGCCTGTTGGCGAGCGCGGCTTTGCAGATTTCGACGAGCCGCCCCGTGTCTTGATTGCAGGGTCCCTCGGTCGCCCCCCTCGAGACCTGGAGATGTACCACGAATACTGGCTGGTGTCGGACCGTCTAAAGCAAGTGCTTGAGGCAGTGGATCCCGCCGGAATCGCCTGTGTCAAATGCGCAGTTCGGAATTGTGATGGGACAGATAGACCTGACTATTGGCTCTGCGATGTCTTGCGCGTTCTGGATGCGGTCGATGAGGGCGCATCTCGCGTCAAGATAAGTCGTAGAGATTATGAAGGGCGGCCCTGGAAGGGCTACAGTCTTCTTGGGGGTGCCAGCCTTATTTTCAGAGGTGACGTTGTTCGAGCCGCGCATATCTTTCGGCTGCAATTTCTGACGCCGCAGATCATCTGCGATCAGGAGTTGAGGGACGCCTGCAAGAAATCGGGTCTGAAAGGCATCCGGTTCAGAGATGCGGCAAATTACCTCGGATATTGA
- a CDS encoding imm11 family protein gives MVYLLEPKPYTWIRSPGLPSELLDKQVHGVTLAHEDVPAETTVKGRVALPDICHANDGLLFVSERARAALEELVPGRVAFFPLNLKASENLLVGRGFFLFDVLPRAQLIDWDLSLTAPRIVRPADGRESRALKAGIADPSVKFKAVRPETPPIWREADLDRPTVNFFASKKHVFLRDETWEALNARFSGQLVARKLGY, from the coding sequence ATGGTCTATTTGCTTGAACCGAAGCCATACACCTGGATACGCAGTCCCGGCTTGCCGTCAGAATTGTTGGACAAACAGGTCCATGGCGTCACGCTGGCGCACGAAGACGTTCCGGCGGAGACGACGGTCAAAGGCAGGGTCGCACTACCTGATATCTGCCATGCTAACGACGGCCTGCTTTTCGTCTCGGAGCGAGCACGCGCCGCACTGGAGGAACTGGTGCCGGGCCGTGTCGCGTTTTTTCCATTGAACCTAAAGGCGTCGGAGAATCTGCTGGTTGGCCGAGGCTTCTTTCTCTTCGACGTGTTGCCGCGCGCGCAGCTGATCGACTGGGATCTAAGCCTGACCGCCCCGCGCATCGTACGTCCAGCGGATGGCAGGGAGAGCCGCGCCCTCAAGGCTGGGATCGCGGACCCGTCGGTCAAGTTCAAAGCGGTGAGGCCGGAGACGCCGCCGATCTGGCGCGAGGCCGATCTGGATCGCCCGACCGTAAATTTCTTCGCGAGCAAGAAGCACGTCTTCCTGCGCGACGAAACTTGGGAAGCGCTGAACGCGAGGTTTTCAGGGCAACTCGTGGCCCGAAAGCTGGGGTACTAG
- a CDS encoding imm11 family protein → MVYLLEPVPRRWMRTAGVLGDLLRKQIDGIALQPGDVPAEKKLEGRFELPDFGSAGDGFRFVSDRGRAALEELTPGCVAFFPISLKVPTRMRSAEAYFFFDVLPRAQLIDWDSSPTGPRLVRAADGRESRALGSMITDPSVKFKAERPETPPIWREADLDRPTVNFFVSKKHVFLRDETWEALNARFPGQLVARKFA, encoded by the coding sequence ATGGTCTATCTGCTTGAACCTGTGCCACGCCGCTGGATGCGCACTGCGGGAGTCCTGGGGGATTTGCTGCGCAAACAGATCGATGGCATCGCGCTGCAACCCGGCGACGTCCCGGCGGAGAAGAAGCTCGAAGGCCGGTTTGAATTGCCGGATTTCGGCAGCGCGGGAGACGGCTTCCGTTTTGTCTCCGACCGCGGTCGGGCAGCGCTCGAGGAGTTGACGCCGGGCTGTGTCGCGTTCTTTCCGATCAGTCTGAAGGTGCCGACGCGCATGCGGTCGGCCGAAGCCTATTTCTTCTTCGATGTGTTGCCGCGTGCGCAGCTCATCGACTGGGATTCAAGCCCGACCGGTCCGCGCCTGGTACGTGCAGCGGATGGCAGGGAGAGCCGCGCCCTCGGGTCTATGATCACCGACCCGTCGGTCAAGTTCAAAGCGGAGAGGCCGGAGACGCCGCCGATCTGGCGCGAGGCCGATCTGGATCGCCCGACCGTGAATTTCTTTGTCAGCAAGAAGCACGTCTTCCTGCGCGACGAAACATGGGAAGCTCTGAACGCAAGGTTTCCAGGCCAACTCGTGGCCAGGAAGTTCGCTTAG
- a CDS encoding imm11 family protein, with protein MDHGAGMPERNRARKFYIMTCNFAGKPPDFEVENLAVLRGSAGALAPPKGKRGFPAYPEVPRIVIGKLGKKAAPPTDIEIFHSYWLISDRLKILFEDLDPEAFAFQACEVRLANGSPGPSYWLCDVVRVLEAFGPSTLDDIRKHPYRAFLLVRESLVFNETAVGEAYVFSTPYSVEIFCDQRLKDACKQAGMKGATFKACFNK; from the coding sequence TTGGACCACGGAGCGGGAATGCCCGAGCGAAATAGGGCGCGCAAGTTTTATATAATGACCTGCAATTTTGCGGGAAAGCCGCCCGATTTCGAGGTCGAGAATCTGGCTGTTCTGCGCGGAAGCGCGGGAGCCCTTGCACCGCCAAAGGGAAAGCGCGGTTTTCCGGCCTATCCGGAGGTGCCGCGCATCGTGATCGGCAAGCTCGGCAAGAAGGCGGCCCCACCCACCGATATCGAAATCTTTCATTCGTACTGGCTGATATCCGATCGCCTGAAGATTTTGTTCGAAGACCTCGATCCGGAGGCTTTCGCGTTCCAGGCCTGCGAGGTTCGACTGGCGAATGGATCACCGGGGCCGAGCTATTGGCTGTGCGACGTCGTGCGCGTTCTCGAAGCCTTTGGCCCAAGTACCTTGGACGACATCCGCAAACATCCTTACCGCGCATTCCTGCTGGTCAGGGAATCACTCGTATTCAATGAAACGGCGGTCGGCGAGGCTTACGTTTTTTCCACGCCATACTCCGTTGAAATCTTTTGCGACCAGCGTCTCAAGGATGCCTGCAAGCAAGCCGGCATGAAGGGAGCGACGTTCAAGGCTTGTTTCAACAAGTGA